One Natronolimnobius sp. AArcel1 DNA window includes the following coding sequences:
- a CDS encoding ATP-binding protein translates to MGPSNHRSTDEPEQYLHQQQVLADLGSRALETESLENLFQDATETVLDILPVDRCAILEYRAGSDGHDNDSQVILRTVAGTDATDTPQTTSPIETETQAGYALEADGPVVVEDLRTDPQFRAADPFFDGEAIAGVAVSIGPTTEPWGVLCAHSTTSEPAVTAGVPVLQNVANILASTLQRECTARQHDEEAAFRRTVLETCPLGITLIDADGMNEFANERAEALLGRSNPELQTYAHDDDRWSLIDEHGEELAEADLPFATVRETGEPVYDETVGIEHPDGERVWLSAHCGPVIHGSEFEGAVYALRDITERRRLESKLEEILGRVDDAICALDTDLRYTHVNERAEELLQQSESELLGERLWERFPEATEDEAVQQSFEEALETLEQTSYEHYYEPVDAWFEVTLYPSETGISVYFRDITERKESQRQLEESNERLEQFAYAASHDLQEPLRMVTSYLQLIEGRYSDELDDDAQEFIDFAVDGAERMREMIDGLLAFSRVETQGAPFEPVDLNDVLADVRRDLRVQIDEQEATITADSLPTVYGDGNQLRQVIQNLLSNAITYAGDEPPEIEISSERHSRNWWRIDVSDAGIGIEPEDAARVFGVFQRLHADDEGSGSGIGLALCERIVERHGGDIWVDSEPGEGSTFSLTLPTLEGNAPAESIDSA, encoded by the coding sequence ATGGGGCCGTCGAACCACCGATCGACCGACGAACCCGAGCAGTATCTCCACCAGCAACAGGTTCTCGCCGATCTGGGGAGTCGCGCCCTTGAGACGGAGTCCCTTGAAAACCTCTTTCAAGACGCCACAGAGACGGTGCTCGACATACTGCCGGTGGATCGGTGTGCGATTCTCGAGTATCGGGCGGGTAGTGACGGCCACGACAACGATAGCCAGGTTATTCTGCGAACGGTCGCTGGAACGGATGCAACGGATACGCCACAGACGACAAGCCCAATAGAAACGGAAACACAAGCCGGCTACGCACTCGAGGCTGACGGCCCTGTCGTTGTCGAGGATCTCCGAACTGACCCGCAGTTTCGGGCAGCGGATCCGTTTTTTGACGGTGAGGCAATCGCAGGTGTGGCTGTCAGCATCGGGCCCACAACAGAGCCGTGGGGCGTTCTCTGTGCACATTCGACGACGAGTGAACCGGCTGTCACCGCTGGCGTCCCCGTGTTGCAAAACGTCGCAAATATCCTCGCATCGACGCTCCAGCGCGAATGCACGGCACGACAACACGACGAAGAGGCAGCGTTCAGACGGACGGTTCTCGAGACCTGCCCACTCGGAATCACGCTGATCGACGCCGATGGGATGAACGAGTTTGCCAATGAGCGTGCCGAAGCGTTGCTTGGACGGTCGAATCCAGAGTTACAGACATACGCACACGATGACGATCGGTGGAGTCTCATCGACGAACACGGTGAGGAACTCGCTGAAGCGGACCTGCCGTTCGCAACGGTCCGCGAAACGGGTGAGCCAGTGTACGACGAAACCGTCGGTATCGAACATCCCGATGGCGAGCGGGTCTGGCTCTCAGCACACTGTGGGCCAGTCATCCACGGTAGTGAGTTCGAAGGTGCCGTCTACGCCCTTCGGGACATCACCGAGCGACGACGTCTCGAGAGCAAACTCGAGGAAATTCTCGGCCGCGTCGACGATGCGATCTGTGCGCTCGATACGGACCTGCGATATACACACGTTAACGAACGCGCCGAGGAACTCCTTCAGCAGTCCGAATCGGAACTGCTTGGCGAACGACTCTGGGAGCGGTTTCCCGAGGCGACCGAAGACGAAGCCGTCCAGCAGAGTTTCGAAGAGGCACTCGAGACCCTCGAGCAGACCAGTTACGAACATTACTACGAACCTGTCGACGCCTGGTTCGAAGTGACTCTGTACCCGTCTGAAACTGGCATTTCGGTCTACTTCCGTGATATCACTGAGCGCAAAGAGTCCCAGCGCCAACTCGAGGAGTCAAACGAGCGACTCGAGCAGTTCGCCTATGCGGCCAGTCACGATTTACAGGAGCCCCTGCGGATGGTGACGAGCTATCTGCAGTTGATTGAGGGCCGCTACAGCGATGAGTTAGACGACGACGCACAGGAGTTCATTGACTTCGCGGTCGACGGTGCCGAGCGGATGCGTGAGATGATCGATGGGTTGCTTGCGTTCTCGCGAGTCGAAACGCAGGGAGCACCGTTCGAACCAGTCGATCTGAACGATGTACTTGCAGATGTGAGACGCGACTTGCGTGTCCAGATCGACGAGCAAGAGGCGACGATTACAGCCGACTCGCTGCCGACTGTCTACGGCGACGGCAATCAGTTGCGACAGGTCATCCAGAACCTGCTTTCGAATGCGATTACCTACGCCGGTGACGAGCCGCCGGAAATCGAAATCTCGAGCGAGCGCCACAGCCGAAACTGGTGGCGGATCGACGTCAGTGACGCCGGTATCGGGATCGAGCCCGAAGACGCAGCGCGCGTCTTTGGCGTCTTTCAGCGGCTACACGCGGACGATGAGGGTTCTGGGAGCGGCATTGGGCTGGCGCTGTGTGAGCGAATCGTCGAACGCCACGGTGGCGACATCTGGGTTGACTCCGAACCGGGCGAGGGATCGACATTTTCGCTGACGCTTCCCACACTCGAGGGCAATGCACCGGCGGAATCCATCGACTCCGCCTAG
- a CDS encoding DUF420 domain-containing protein produces MATVDAKRQLRERPVGITLLLTVVGYTLVIGTFVLDVPLYPDLTNAQVNLFTHAIAVINAVTTVLLLCGWYWIRAGETEKHRAAMLGSFATILLFLVVYLIRVGGGGTKEFVGDELVRNAYLIMLAIHIILSIVAVPVVLYALILGLTHTPAELRETAHARVGRIAAGSWILSLVLGIVTYLMLNHIYDYEFAMIVGLP; encoded by the coding sequence ATGGCAACCGTGGACGCGAAACGGCAGCTTCGAGAGCGCCCTGTCGGCATCACACTGCTGTTGACGGTGGTCGGTTACACACTCGTCATCGGCACGTTCGTCCTGGATGTTCCGCTGTATCCTGATCTGACGAACGCACAGGTGAATCTCTTTACGCACGCGATTGCGGTGATCAACGCGGTGACAACGGTATTGTTACTCTGTGGCTGGTACTGGATTCGTGCCGGCGAAACGGAAAAACATCGCGCGGCAATGTTGGGGAGTTTTGCGACGATTTTACTCTTTCTGGTCGTCTATCTCATTCGGGTTGGTGGCGGCGGAACGAAGGAGTTCGTCGGCGACGAACTCGTGCGAAACGCCTACCTCATCATGCTGGCGATCCACATCATCCTCTCGATCGTCGCCGTTCCAGTCGTCCTCTACGCACTCATCCTTGGGCTGACCCACACGCCCGCAGAACTGCGCGAGACCGCCCACGCTCGAGTTGGTCGAATTGCGGCCGGATCGTGGATTCTGAGTCTCGTTCTCGGCATTGTCACGTACCTCATGCTCAATCACATCTACGACTACGAGTTCGCGATGATCGTGGGACTGCCCTAA
- a CDS encoding HalOD1 output domain-containing protein — protein sequence MESGGDSVDGAVRKPPSRAVIEAVADAEGVSPVDLRPPEYEPLHAAIDPESLDGLFDSQADGTPRVGGSVSFHYCDYHVIVTADANVTLESDTDEE from the coding sequence ATGGAGAGTGGTGGCGATAGCGTCGATGGGGCAGTTCGAAAACCACCGAGTCGAGCCGTTATCGAAGCGGTTGCAGATGCAGAAGGCGTCTCTCCGGTCGATTTACGACCGCCAGAGTATGAACCCTTACATGCGGCCATTGATCCCGAATCGCTCGATGGATTGTTCGACAGCCAGGCTGATGGAACGCCTCGAGTTGGTGGTTCTGTCTCGTTTCACTACTGCGATTATCACGTCATCGTGACGGCAGACGCCAACGTCACTCTCGAGTCGGATACGGACGAAGAATAA